A portion of the Sphaerochaeta pleomorpha str. Grapes genome contains these proteins:
- the rplL gene encoding 50S ribosomal protein L7/L12 translates to MATKEEILESIAQMSVMEVADLIKMMEAKFGVTAAAAAVAAGPVEAAAVVEEPTEFNVILKACDPTKKIAAIKEVRAITGLGLKEAKELVEAGDKVIKESVSKADAASLKEKLEAASCTVEIKPVD, encoded by the coding sequence ATGGCTACTAAAGAAGAAATTTTGGAATCTATCGCTCAAATGTCCGTCATGGAAGTCGCTGATTTGATCAAAATGATGGAGGCGAAGTTTGGTGTTACAGCTGCTGCTGCCGCTGTTGCCGCTGGTCCTGTTGAGGCTGCTGCCGTTGTTGAAGAGCCCACCGAATTCAACGTCATCCTCAAGGCTTGTGATCCTACCAAAAAGATTGCAGCTATTAAGGAAGTTCGCGCTATCACCGGTCTTGGCTTGAAAGAAGCCAAAGAGTTGGTTGAAGCCGGCGACAAAGTGATCAAGGAAAGTGTAAGTAAGGCTGACGCTGCTTCCCTCAAGGAAAAGCTCGAGGCTGCAAGTTGCACCGTTGAGATTAAGCCTGTTGACTAG
- the secE gene encoding preprotein translocase subunit SecE produces MKKLVKYIKESRLELKKVVWPSRESVISSTKVVLVSTALVAVFLWLVDFILLKGILLIF; encoded by the coding sequence ATGAAGAAACTTGTCAAGTATATCAAGGAATCGCGTCTAGAACTGAAAAAGGTTGTCTGGCCTTCCCGTGAGTCTGTAATCTCTTCCACTAAGGTCGTATTGGTTTCTACCGCTCTTGTGGCCGTTTTTCTTTGGCTGGTTGACTTTATCCTTCTTAAAGGTATATTATTGATTTTCTAG
- the clpB gene encoding ATP-dependent chaperone ClpB, whose amino-acid sequence MNLDKMTIKLRQAIQDADALANEHGNAEITTEHLLLSLLSQKEGLLSPLFDKLGIPSKQVHSKIQELVERLPKAYGATAQRSISGQLGNELYAADKIAADFKDEYLSAEHVLLAILEDGSTAGKALLNLGITKDGVMQALQTIRGNQTINTEDPESRYQSLEKYCKDITALARQGKLDPVIGRDEEIRRIMQVLSRKTKNNPVLIGEPGVGKTAIVEGLALRIGSGDVPESLKDKRILSLDVGSLVAGAKFRGEFEERLKAVIKEVSSRAGQVILFIDELHTIVGAGASEGSTDASNLIKPALARGELHAIGATTLDEYRKYIEPDKALERRFQPVYTKEPSVEDTIAILRGLKERYEVHHGVRIKDEALIAAATFSDRYITNRFLPDKAIDLVDEAASQLKMEIESQPVELDQIERKILQLNIEQQALGRETDTGSLARLEKIRQELSDLGTKRDAMHLQWGTERDAIAKLRENKALLEKLKGEEQRAERDGNLAQAAQIKHGSIPELMREIQRQSENLAAVQTNGRQLLREEVSEDDIARIVSNWTGIPVAKMKGSEVQKYLHLEEILAKQVIGQDHAIKAVSDAIRRNKAGIGDEHRPLGTFLFAGPTGVGKTLLAKVLAEFLFDDEKALTRIDMSEYMEKFSVSRLIGAPPGYVGYDQGGQLTEVVRRRPYSVILFDEIEKAHPDVFNILLQLLDDGRLTDGQGRIVDFSNTVIILTSNLGSQQLLQAKSHQEGSSAVLAIIHASFKPEFINRLDEIIVFESLGEEQIRKIIVLQLGQLASRLLKRGYTLTWGQEVVEDIYKKGFDIDFGARPIKRAIQRLVENPLSVQLLSGEFASSSTIRLTVQGDEVVALKG is encoded by the coding sequence ATGAATTTAGACAAAATGACAATTAAGCTGCGTCAGGCAATTCAAGATGCAGATGCGCTTGCCAATGAACATGGCAATGCGGAAATAACAACTGAGCATTTGCTCCTTTCCCTGCTTTCCCAGAAGGAAGGGTTGCTTTCCCCTTTGTTCGATAAACTGGGAATTCCTTCTAAGCAGGTTCACTCTAAGATCCAGGAACTTGTTGAACGTCTCCCAAAGGCATACGGGGCAACTGCCCAGCGTTCAATTTCTGGGCAACTCGGCAATGAACTGTACGCAGCCGATAAAATCGCTGCAGATTTCAAGGATGAGTATCTCAGTGCCGAACATGTTTTACTGGCGATTCTGGAGGATGGGTCTACTGCAGGCAAAGCCTTGTTGAACCTTGGGATTACCAAGGATGGTGTTATGCAGGCTTTGCAGACAATCAGAGGGAATCAGACCATCAATACCGAGGATCCTGAAAGCAGATATCAATCCCTTGAAAAGTATTGCAAGGATATCACTGCCCTTGCCAGGCAGGGAAAACTTGATCCAGTTATTGGAAGAGATGAGGAAATTCGCAGGATTATGCAGGTATTATCAAGAAAAACCAAAAATAATCCTGTTTTAATCGGTGAGCCGGGTGTTGGAAAAACAGCAATCGTTGAAGGCCTTGCACTGAGAATCGGTAGTGGCGATGTCCCGGAATCCTTGAAAGACAAGAGGATTTTATCTTTGGATGTGGGCTCGCTTGTAGCCGGAGCCAAATTCAGGGGGGAATTTGAAGAACGCCTTAAAGCGGTAATCAAAGAAGTTTCAAGCAGGGCAGGGCAAGTTATCCTGTTTATTGATGAATTGCATACTATTGTAGGAGCTGGCGCAAGCGAGGGGTCTACCGATGCCTCGAACTTGATTAAACCGGCACTGGCAAGGGGTGAGTTGCATGCAATCGGGGCTACAACCCTTGATGAGTACCGCAAGTATATTGAACCTGACAAGGCCCTTGAGCGGCGTTTTCAACCTGTGTATACGAAAGAACCCTCGGTAGAGGATACGATTGCTATTCTCCGTGGCCTGAAAGAGCGCTATGAGGTTCACCATGGGGTCCGGATAAAGGATGAGGCACTGATTGCGGCTGCTACTTTCAGTGACCGGTACATTACCAACAGGTTCCTGCCGGACAAGGCAATCGATTTGGTAGACGAGGCGGCAAGTCAACTGAAGATGGAAATTGAAAGCCAACCAGTCGAACTTGATCAGATTGAACGGAAAATTCTCCAGTTGAATATCGAGCAGCAGGCGCTGGGAAGAGAAACCGATACAGGAAGTTTGGCAAGACTTGAAAAGATCAGGCAAGAGCTGAGTGATCTTGGAACCAAACGTGATGCCATGCATCTTCAATGGGGAACTGAACGCGATGCCATTGCAAAACTCAGGGAAAACAAGGCCCTGCTTGAGAAACTTAAAGGCGAAGAACAGCGTGCCGAACGTGATGGCAACCTTGCTCAGGCTGCCCAGATTAAACATGGGTCAATCCCTGAACTGATGCGAGAGATTCAGAGGCAGAGCGAGAATCTAGCTGCAGTACAGACTAATGGGCGGCAACTTCTCCGGGAAGAAGTATCAGAGGATGATATTGCCAGGATTGTAAGTAATTGGACTGGCATTCCCGTTGCCAAGATGAAAGGCAGCGAGGTTCAGAAATATCTGCATCTCGAAGAAATCCTTGCTAAACAGGTAATTGGGCAGGACCATGCGATTAAGGCAGTATCCGATGCCATTCGTCGTAATAAAGCAGGTATCGGGGACGAGCACCGCCCTCTTGGGACCTTTCTCTTTGCAGGACCCACAGGAGTTGGAAAAACCTTGCTCGCGAAAGTCCTCGCAGAGTTTCTTTTCGACGATGAAAAAGCACTGACCCGTATCGATATGAGCGAATATATGGAGAAGTTTTCCGTAAGCCGGCTGATAGGTGCCCCTCCTGGATATGTAGGGTATGACCAGGGAGGTCAATTGACTGAAGTGGTCCGTAGACGTCCTTACTCGGTTATTCTATTTGATGAAATAGAAAAGGCGCATCCCGATGTTTTCAATATTCTGTTACAGTTGTTGGATGATGGGAGGTTGACCGATGGACAGGGGAGAATAGTCGATTTTTCGAACACGGTTATCATTTTAACTAGCAATCTGGGGAGCCAGCAATTGTTGCAGGCGAAAAGCCATCAGGAAGGTTCTTCCGCCGTCCTTGCGATTATCCATGCTTCGTTCAAGCCAGAGTTTATCAACAGGCTTGATGAAATCATCGTTTTTGAAAGCCTCGGGGAGGAACAGATTCGAAAGATCATCGTACTGCAACTGGGTCAACTTGCCTCACGGTTGTTGAAACGAGGCTATACGCTTACCTGGGGACAGGAGGTGGTCGAAGATATTTACAAGAAGGGATTTGATATCGATTTCGGGGCAAGGCCCATAAAACGGGCTATCCAGCGGTTGGTCGAGAATCCTCTCTCAGTCCAATTGCTCTCAGGTGAATTCGCATCATCCTCGACTATCAGGTTGACGGTTCAAGGTGATGAGGTAGTTGCCTTGAAAGGGTGA
- a CDS encoding nucleotidyltransferase family protein, with protein sequence MQNILLAAGLASRSKGEKLFLPWRGETVLQHAVRASLEAELDTIVVTGFKRTEVERLLGVFADSNLELVFNPDFAFGQGSSTICGAKHLKEGEDFFISLADMPLINAAHYTGLLGKIGEAAALRPVFKGKPGHPVLLKSGLKEVILSQNPDFRMKDMLSAYTVKTCIVDDEAYVSDIDTIQAYRVLLLKDSKTNHPFKATTSSP encoded by the coding sequence ATGCAAAACATACTGCTAGCGGCAGGTCTGGCCTCTCGAAGCAAAGGGGAAAAACTATTTCTTCCCTGGAGGGGGGAAACAGTCTTGCAACATGCCGTAAGAGCCTCGCTTGAAGCAGAGCTGGATACTATTGTGGTTACAGGATTCAAAAGAACCGAGGTTGAACGACTCCTTGGTGTTTTTGCAGATAGTAATCTTGAGCTTGTATTCAACCCTGATTTTGCATTTGGCCAGGGATCTTCGACTATTTGCGGGGCAAAGCACCTTAAAGAAGGAGAGGATTTTTTCATTTCCCTCGCCGATATGCCATTGATCAATGCAGCACATTATACAGGGCTTTTGGGGAAAATAGGGGAAGCAGCTGCCCTTCGACCTGTTTTCAAAGGAAAGCCAGGTCATCCGGTTTTACTAAAATCAGGGCTCAAAGAGGTTATCCTTTCACAAAACCCCGATTTCAGGATGAAAGACATGCTCTCTGCCTATACAGTAAAAACCTGTATCGTTGACGATGAAGCATACGTGAGCGACATCGATACGATACAGGCTTACAGGGTACTCTTGCTGAAAGATTCCAAAACCAATCACCCTTTCAAGGCAACTACCTCATCACCTTGA
- the nusG gene encoding transcription termination/antitermination protein NusG produces the protein MAKGWYVVHTYSGYEQKIERIINKMRETDTDFSMVCTDVKVPFETVVEVKDGVKRDVKRKILPGYILVELDLPENSWKTWCSQIKRIQGVTGFVTPTDGIMPQALSSYEVKGIFQKTGDLPAEKVFKPKQTFSVGEQVRIIEGPFDSFTGVIEEVNLEKARMRVSVGIFGRSTPVEVDFLQVEKII, from the coding sequence ATGGCAAAGGGCTGGTACGTAGTACACACATATTCCGGTTACGAACAGAAAATTGAACGCATCATTAATAAGATGCGCGAGACCGATACAGATTTCAGTATGGTTTGTACCGATGTTAAAGTTCCGTTCGAAACGGTAGTTGAGGTCAAGGATGGAGTCAAACGCGATGTAAAGCGGAAGATCCTCCCTGGCTATATTCTTGTCGAACTCGACCTGCCGGAAAACAGTTGGAAAACCTGGTGTTCGCAGATTAAGAGAATTCAGGGCGTTACAGGTTTTGTAACTCCCACGGACGGCATTATGCCACAAGCTCTTTCTTCTTATGAAGTAAAGGGTATTTTTCAGAAAACGGGCGATTTGCCTGCTGAAAAGGTTTTCAAACCAAAACAGACTTTCTCCGTCGGGGAACAAGTTCGTATTATTGAAGGCCCCTTCGATTCCTTTACCGGTGTTATTGAGGAAGTGAATCTCGAAAAGGCGCGCATGAGAGTGAGCGTTGGGATTTTCGGACGTTCCACTCCGGTTGAAGTTGATTTTCTTCAGGTAGAAAAAATTATCTAA
- a CDS encoding glycogen/starch/alpha-glucan phosphorylase: protein MQNELRTRFGHTAESIAQDFAEHLKYSEDADVYHTTQEGRYTALALTIRDRIIHQWDKSRKTQRANNVKRVYYLSLEFLMGRATSNNIINLGLEKQVREALAGLGYTLEELADVEPDAGLGNGGLGRLAACFLDSMATLEIPAYGYGIRYNYGIFRQKINNGWQVEQPDNWLRDGNPWEIHRPDVVYPVQFGGEVQVIHENGRDNFKWVGSELVNGVAYDTPIIGYGCKTVNTLRLWSAKSPEEFNFHEFNDGDYTESVRSKINAETLSQVLYPNDTLYMGKELRLKQQYFFVACSLADIVRRFKRQNLSWQHFPDFAAIQLNDTHPSLAVPEMMRILLDQENIGWDEAWDITHQMMGYTNHTLMPEALEKWSLPMMQKILPRHMQIIFEINHRFLQSAVSFFPLQPEMLGKVSIIEEANPKQIRMANLAIVGSHSTNGVAELHSELLKTSMFPQFNIIYPNQFNNKTNGITQRRWLLDANPALAAKISEAIGDGWITDYSQISRLAPFAKDSAFLEDFAKIKRQCKIEAASFLKKDSGLYINPDTMFDVQVKRIHEYKRQFLNALNIILIYTDIKNGGEATKNMAPMTFLFGGKAAPGYVNAKLIIKFINNLAKVINADTQVNKLLSVQFMPNYRVTMAEKIIPATNLSEQISTAGTEASGTGNMKFMCNGALTIGTMDGANIEIAQEAGKENLFIFGHTEEEISGLKNTYNPYAWIMKDPEIKKAVDLFLSGYFNVNEPGIFDPLRKSLFDNGDKYFHFADLRMYADTHKRARDLYAGEKDDWNRKAILNIAASGKFSSDRTISEYANDIWHVKPCPVQKDLENENALADAAKRK from the coding sequence ATGCAGAATGAATTAAGAACCAGGTTTGGACATACGGCTGAAAGCATTGCCCAGGACTTCGCGGAACACTTAAAATATAGCGAAGATGCTGATGTTTATCATACTACCCAAGAAGGTAGATATACTGCACTGGCACTTACCATACGGGATAGAATCATCCACCAATGGGACAAGAGCAGAAAAACCCAGCGTGCAAACAATGTCAAAAGGGTATACTACCTTTCCCTGGAATTCCTCATGGGCAGGGCAACAAGTAACAATATCATTAACCTAGGCCTTGAAAAGCAAGTAAGGGAAGCTCTTGCAGGTCTTGGCTATACACTGGAAGAACTTGCCGATGTGGAACCGGATGCAGGACTTGGAAACGGAGGACTCGGAAGGCTTGCCGCCTGTTTCCTCGATTCCATGGCAACGCTCGAAATTCCAGCCTACGGGTATGGTATCCGTTATAATTACGGAATCTTCCGACAAAAAATAAATAATGGATGGCAAGTCGAACAACCGGACAACTGGCTAAGGGATGGCAACCCCTGGGAAATTCACCGACCTGATGTTGTATATCCTGTACAGTTTGGTGGCGAAGTACAGGTCATACACGAAAACGGGAGAGACAATTTCAAATGGGTCGGCTCTGAATTGGTTAACGGTGTAGCCTATGATACCCCCATAATCGGGTATGGATGTAAAACAGTAAACACACTCAGGCTCTGGTCAGCAAAAAGTCCGGAAGAATTCAATTTCCATGAATTCAATGATGGTGACTACACGGAATCCGTGCGTTCCAAAATAAACGCAGAGACACTCAGCCAAGTACTCTATCCAAACGATACCCTCTATATGGGTAAAGAACTCAGGCTCAAACAACAGTATTTCTTTGTAGCTTGTTCACTTGCAGATATTGTTCGCAGGTTCAAACGGCAGAATCTTTCCTGGCAGCATTTCCCTGATTTCGCGGCTATCCAGCTGAATGACACGCACCCTTCCCTCGCAGTACCGGAAATGATGAGAATCCTTCTCGATCAGGAGAATATAGGCTGGGACGAAGCCTGGGACATTACCCATCAGATGATGGGATATACGAACCATACGTTGATGCCGGAAGCCTTGGAAAAATGGTCGTTGCCTATGATGCAGAAAATACTTCCCCGGCATATGCAGATAATCTTTGAGATTAACCATAGATTCCTTCAGTCCGCGGTGTCATTTTTTCCCCTCCAGCCGGAAATGCTTGGCAAGGTCAGTATCATAGAAGAGGCCAACCCCAAACAGATACGGATGGCTAATCTTGCAATAGTCGGGAGCCACAGTACAAACGGAGTTGCTGAACTGCATTCGGAACTACTTAAAACATCGATGTTCCCGCAATTCAACATAATTTATCCCAACCAGTTCAACAATAAAACAAATGGTATTACCCAAAGACGTTGGCTATTGGATGCAAACCCTGCCTTGGCTGCAAAAATCAGTGAAGCTATCGGGGACGGATGGATTACCGACTATAGCCAGATTTCCCGCTTGGCTCCCTTTGCAAAGGATTCTGCTTTTCTCGAAGACTTTGCCAAAATAAAAAGGCAATGCAAAATAGAAGCAGCTTCTTTTCTCAAAAAAGACAGTGGGCTCTATATCAATCCGGACACTATGTTTGATGTCCAGGTAAAGCGCATCCATGAATATAAAAGACAATTTTTGAATGCCTTGAATATTATCCTTATTTACACAGACATTAAAAACGGGGGCGAGGCTACCAAGAACATGGCTCCGATGACCTTCCTCTTCGGAGGGAAGGCAGCCCCAGGCTATGTGAATGCGAAACTGATTATCAAGTTCATCAACAACCTTGCAAAGGTTATCAATGCAGACACCCAAGTCAACAAGCTTCTTTCTGTCCAGTTTATGCCAAACTACCGTGTGACCATGGCAGAGAAAATCATTCCAGCCACCAATCTGTCCGAACAGATTTCCACAGCAGGAACAGAAGCCTCAGGAACAGGGAACATGAAATTCATGTGTAACGGCGCTTTGACCATCGGGACGATGGATGGAGCAAATATCGAGATTGCCCAGGAAGCAGGTAAGGAGAACCTGTTCATATTCGGCCATACAGAGGAAGAAATATCCGGCCTCAAAAATACGTACAATCCCTACGCCTGGATAATGAAGGATCCAGAAATCAAGAAGGCAGTAGACTTGTTCCTCAGCGGATATTTCAATGTGAATGAACCGGGAATCTTTGACCCGCTCAGAAAGAGCCTCTTTGATAATGGCGACAAATATTTCCATTTTGCAGACCTCCGCATGTATGCAGACACCCATAAGCGGGCAAGAGACCTCTATGCGGGAGAAAAAGACGATTGGAATCGCAAGGCAATCCTCAATATTGCTGCAAGCGGAAAGTTCTCGAGTGACAGAACCATCAGCGAATATGCAAATGATATCTGGCATGTCAAACCTTGTCCCGTCCAAAAAGACCTGGAAAATGAGAATGCCCTGGCGGATGCAGCAAAAAGAAAATAG
- the rpmG gene encoding 50S ribosomal protein L33, which yields MGEAKKKGPVEKIALQCTECKQKNYTTEKNRRNTQGKLELMKFCPFERKHTLHRETKIK from the coding sequence ATGGGTGAAGCAAAAAAGAAAGGTCCAGTAGAGAAGATTGCTCTGCAGTGTACCGAATGTAAGCAGAAGAACTATACTACAGAGAAAAACCGCCGCAACACGCAAGGTAAGCTTGAACTGATGAAATTTTGTCCGTTCGAACGAAAACACACGTTGCATCGCGAAACAAAGATTAAATAA
- the rplK gene encoding 50S ribosomal protein L11, producing the protein MAKKKVTAVVKLQCPAQKATPAPPIGPALGPHGVSAPKFVQEFNEKTKSYEPGLILPVIITVYADKSFTFILKTPPASVLIKKALGIKTASGTPNKTKAGKITQAQLTEIATIKLEDLNANDIEAAKKIIAGTARSMGVEVEQ; encoded by the coding sequence ATGGCAAAGAAAAAGGTAACTGCAGTAGTTAAGTTGCAGTGTCCTGCACAGAAGGCTACGCCGGCACCACCTATTGGTCCCGCACTTGGCCCTCATGGTGTTAGTGCCCCTAAGTTTGTCCAAGAGTTCAACGAGAAGACAAAAAGTTATGAACCAGGACTTATTTTACCAGTAATCATCACCGTTTATGCGGACAAGAGCTTCACATTTATTTTGAAGACTCCCCCTGCCTCAGTCTTGATCAAAAAGGCTTTGGGCATTAAGACCGCAAGCGGCACTCCCAACAAAACCAAGGCTGGCAAGATTACTCAGGCTCAGCTTACCGAAATAGCAACGATCAAATTGGAAGATCTCAATGCAAATGACATTGAAGCTGCCAAGAAAATCATTGCCGGCACAGCCCGCAGCATGGGCGTAGAGGTGGAGCAATAA
- a CDS encoding helix-turn-helix domain-containing protein — protein sequence MQKFWDRVITLLDSPSVVELSKSLGVNRSTLSSWIHNDRRPPMLIAMKISELTGVSLSKLENGFDWDYSDEDDEEEEDEVAEETSPLLAFVLKNIKTLDTEQLEFVRTVVEYLKNHPSTTPQR from the coding sequence ATGCAAAAGTTTTGGGATCGTGTTATCACCTTATTAGATTCTCCCTCTGTAGTTGAACTATCAAAAAGCCTTGGGGTCAACCGAAGCACCCTATCCAGCTGGATTCATAACGATAGACGCCCTCCGATGCTTATTGCAATGAAAATATCGGAATTGACAGGGGTCAGCCTCAGCAAGCTCGAAAACGGGTTTGACTGGGATTACAGCGACGAGGACGATGAAGAGGAGGAGGATGAGGTTGCAGAAGAAACCTCACCTTTGCTCGCCTTTGTTTTGAAAAACATAAAAACCCTGGATACAGAACAGCTCGAATTTGTCAGGACTGTCGTTGAATATCTAAAGAACCACCCCTCGACAACCCCGCAGCGATAG
- a CDS encoding TetR/AcrR family transcriptional regulator, whose protein sequence is MPKKIDHEERKEKILQTALKVFAREGYRDSNLSLIAQECGISRPTIYQYFKDKEEIYYYAVKLVTGRMFSKFARFAWDTPENFIDRINMICNDIMDTASAHEGELTSLVDVMLQMKKEGRDFNAIVLRRTAKLTILFKRLLRAGVKEGDIISCDINKVADHILLLLESCCFQVAFLDTFDMVLSKELINNYLEFFKTNPNGNLVIPRSI, encoded by the coding sequence ATGCCTAAAAAAATAGACCATGAGGAACGAAAGGAAAAAATTCTGCAAACCGCTTTGAAGGTATTTGCCCGAGAAGGTTACAGAGATTCAAACCTTTCCCTTATTGCCCAGGAGTGCGGAATTTCACGACCAACCATTTATCAGTATTTTAAGGATAAGGAAGAAATCTATTATTATGCTGTCAAGCTTGTAACTGGTCGCATGTTTTCCAAATTTGCCCGCTTTGCCTGGGATACACCTGAAAATTTCATAGACCGTATCAATATGATTTGTAACGATATAATGGATACTGCCTCTGCCCATGAAGGGGAACTGACTTCTCTTGTGGATGTCATGCTCCAGATGAAAAAAGAAGGGCGTGATTTCAATGCGATTGTTCTCAGGAGAACCGCCAAACTTACTATCCTTTTCAAACGTTTGTTACGGGCTGGGGTCAAGGAAGGTGATATAATTTCTTGTGATATCAACAAAGTCGCAGACCATATATTGCTTTTGCTTGAATCCTGTTGCTTTCAGGTGGCTTTTCTCGATACCTTCGATATGGTTCTTTCCAAGGAACTTATAAACAACTACCTGGAGTTTTTTAAGACCAATCCGAATGGAAATCTGGTTATTCCCAGGTCAATCTAG
- the rplA gene encoding 50S ribosomal protein L1, with translation MKHGKNYRDCIKKIDREKSYSFNEAAALVKEVAFAKFDETVELSVKLSLKKSQSVRDTVVLPNQFSALKRVLVFAKGEKAQEARDNGAAFVGDDDLIEKIRGGWLDFDVAVATPDMMKDVGRLGPILGRKGLMPNPKTQTVTFDLKGALAELTKGRVEFRSDKTNVVHLPIGKVSMDAAKVSENAVAVVKEIIRKKPADAKADFIVSVALSSTMGPGIMVSVKDMLASV, from the coding sequence ATGAAACACGGAAAGAATTATCGCGATTGTATTAAAAAGATTGACCGTGAGAAGTCCTACAGCTTCAATGAAGCGGCTGCCCTTGTTAAGGAAGTTGCCTTTGCAAAGTTTGACGAAACCGTCGAACTCTCTGTAAAGCTCTCCCTCAAGAAAAGCCAGAGTGTCCGTGACACTGTAGTTCTTCCCAACCAGTTCTCTGCCTTGAAGCGCGTACTCGTATTCGCCAAGGGTGAGAAAGCTCAGGAAGCCCGAGATAATGGTGCAGCCTTTGTTGGTGATGATGACCTCATCGAAAAAATCCGTGGTGGCTGGCTCGACTTTGATGTCGCCGTTGCTACCCCTGATATGATGAAGGACGTAGGTCGATTGGGTCCGATTCTTGGACGTAAAGGTTTGATGCCGAACCCCAAGACCCAGACAGTTACTTTTGACCTGAAGGGAGCACTCGCCGAATTGACAAAGGGTCGTGTAGAGTTCCGCTCTGACAAGACTAACGTCGTTCACCTTCCCATAGGTAAAGTTTCCATGGATGCAGCCAAGGTTTCAGAGAATGCCGTGGCAGTAGTCAAGGAAATCATCCGCAAAAAGCCTGCTGATGCAAAAGCTGACTTTATCGTAAGCGTAGCACTTTCCTCAACCATGGGTCCTGGTATCATGGTTTCAGTGAAAGATATGCTGGCTTCGGTATAA
- the rplJ gene encoding 50S ribosomal protein L10: protein MDYKTHITPAKEEAVKALKDEFTQYSGYIFTDYRGMTVEQITTLRRNLLKKDAAYRVVKNRFAKIALRQLDSEADDQLVGPTAIALVKGDAANLVAKDLFQASKDGSPIQIKGALIDGKFLNPTEVEAFSKLPTKLELIASLMGTMKAPVQKLAATMLAFIEKNGGAVEAAAPAEEN, encoded by the coding sequence ATGGATTATAAGACTCATATTACACCCGCCAAGGAAGAAGCAGTAAAGGCTCTTAAGGATGAATTCACCCAGTACTCAGGGTATATCTTCACCGATTACCGTGGAATGACTGTTGAGCAGATTACGACTTTGCGCAGAAACCTCCTTAAAAAGGACGCTGCTTACCGTGTAGTCAAGAATCGTTTTGCTAAAATTGCCCTTAGGCAGCTTGATAGCGAAGCCGATGACCAGCTTGTAGGACCTACTGCAATTGCTTTGGTCAAAGGTGATGCAGCCAATTTGGTCGCCAAGGATTTGTTCCAGGCTTCCAAGGATGGTTCCCCGATTCAGATCAAGGGTGCATTGATTGATGGAAAGTTTTTGAATCCTACCGAAGTAGAGGCTTTCAGTAAGCTTCCTACCAAGTTGGAATTGATTGCTTCCTTGATGGGAACCATGAAGGCTCCCGTGCAGAAGCTTGCAGCAACCATGCTTGCATTTATTGAAAAGAACGGTGGTGCAGTTGAAGCTGCCGCCCCCGCAGAAGAAAATTAA
- a CDS encoding DUF554 domain-containing protein — protein sequence MFATYFNCLTVIIGSLLGLMLRNRIKPAYQEVVFASSGLVTLVIGFSMALKTGSYLILLFSIVLGGFIGYALRIEEGILSFGSFAEKKWGKGKHTDTSSSNFALGFLNASVLFCSGAMAVVGSIQAGTVGDYRLLMVKSIMDGCMAIILSAAFGPGVIASALVVLVYQGFFTLAGGVISPILKESGINELSAVGGVLLLMIGFGLLDIKKFKTGNFLPAMVLAPLFSLVSPVLSSTLHGLGLW from the coding sequence ATGTTTGCCACCTATTTCAATTGTCTGACAGTTATTATCGGGTCCCTGCTGGGATTGATGCTTAGAAACCGTATAAAACCGGCCTACCAAGAGGTTGTCTTTGCATCCTCTGGCTTGGTAACCCTGGTAATAGGCTTTTCGATGGCCTTGAAAACAGGGTCATACCTTATTCTGCTTTTTTCCATTGTCCTTGGAGGTTTTATTGGGTATGCACTTCGAATTGAGGAAGGGATTCTCTCTTTTGGTTCTTTTGCAGAGAAAAAGTGGGGAAAAGGCAAGCATACCGATACATCCTCGTCAAATTTTGCCTTGGGATTTCTCAATGCTTCGGTTTTGTTTTGCTCAGGGGCAATGGCTGTGGTGGGTTCTATTCAGGCCGGAACTGTCGGAGATTACCGGTTGCTGATGGTCAAATCGATCATGGATGGCTGCATGGCAATAATCCTCAGTGCCGCCTTCGGACCCGGTGTTATTGCAAGTGCTTTGGTTGTCCTTGTCTACCAAGGTTTTTTTACCCTGGCCGGAGGGGTTATTTCCCCCATTCTCAAAGAGAGTGGCATCAATGAGCTCTCTGCAGTTGGTGGGGTGTTGCTTCTTATGATCGGGTTTGGATTATTGGATATCAAGAAATTCAAGACTGGAAATTTTCTTCCAGCCATGGTCCTGGCTCCTCTTTTTTCCTTGGTTTCACCTGTTTTGAGCTCAACCCTCCATGGGCTTGGCCTCTGGTAG